The following proteins come from a genomic window of Prionailurus viverrinus isolate Anna chromosome D1, UM_Priviv_1.0, whole genome shotgun sequence:
- the LOC125177028 gene encoding olfactory receptor 51I2-like yields MGGNPHNSSELPPFTLTGFSGLGTSQHYVFLLLGTLYTVSIVGNALILFIIKEEQSLHQPMYYFLSLLSVNDLGVSFSTLPTVLATFCFHLQKISFDSCMAQMFFIHLFSFIESGILLVMSFDRYVAICNPLRYATVLTGACVVCMGMAVIIRSFCMVFPLPFLLKRLPFCKANVLSHAYCLHPDLIRLPCGDITINNIYGQFIVICNFGLDSALILLSYVLILRSVLVIASWEERLKTLNTCVSHLCAVLMFYVPMVGVSMVARYGRHAPQYVHTLMSLIYLFVPPMLNPIIYSIKTKEIRRRLCKILLGTKF; encoded by the coding sequence ATGGGAGGTAACCCCCACAACAGCTCAGAGTTGCCTCCCTTTACCCTGACAGGGTTCTCAGGGCTGGGGACCTCCCAACACTATGTGTTTCTGCTCCTTGGTACCCTCTACACTGTCTCCATTGTGGGAAATGCCCTTATCCTTTTCATTATCAAGGAGGAACAGAGTTTGCATCAGCCTATGTACTATTTCTTGTCCCTGTTATCAGTTAATGACCTAGGTGTGTCCTTTTCCACACTGCCCACGGTGTTGGCCACATTTTGCTTCCACTTACAGAAGATCAGCTTTGATTCTTGCATGGCTCAAATGTTCTTTATCCACCTCTTCTCCTTCATAGAGTCGGGGATTCTGTTGGTTATGAGCtttgaccgctatgtggccatctgtaaCCCACTGCGTTATGCCACAGTTCTTACTGGTGCCTGTGTGGTGTGTATGGGCATGGCTGTTATCATCCGCAGTTTCTGTATGGTTTTCCCACTGCCTTTCCTTCTGAAGAGGTTGCCCTTCTGCAAGGCCAATGTACTCTCCCATGCTTACTGCCTGCATCCAGATCTGATCCGCTTGCCCTGTGGTGACATCACCATCAATAATATTTATGGTCAATTCATTGTCATCTGTAACTTTGGTCTGGATTCTGCACTCATTCTTCTCTCTTACGTGCTCATACTGCGCTCTGTACTTGTCATTGCATCCTGGGAGGAAAGACTGAAGACACTGAATACATGTGTGTCTCACTTGTGTGCTGTGCTCATGTTCTATGTGCCCATGGTTGGTGTGTCCATGGTTGCTCGCTATGGGAGGCATGCCCCACAGTATGTACATACACTCATGTCCCTGATCTATCTCTTTGTGCCTCCTATGCTCAACCCCATCATTTATTCCATCAAAACCAAAGAGATTCGTCGGAGGCTTTGCAAAATACTACTGGGAACAAAGTTTTAA